One genomic region from Drosophila busckii strain San Diego stock center, stock number 13000-0081.31 chromosome 3R, ASM1175060v1, whole genome shotgun sequence encodes:
- the LOC108602760 gene encoding biorientation of chromosomes in cell division protein 1-like 1 isoform X1, with amino-acid sequence MDQFVKTLIEEVKSQGVFDEFRFNCCLADVDTKPAYQNVRNRVETAVNDFLAKQQWTPETNKVQLRERLRKHLLDSDVLDKGVDHIVDQVVNPKVATIFEPKIESIAYKYLGIPPPPPPANPPPPRPPLLPAPPLPPYPGHTLGHLNGGNLLNIETAACLLPTDLEQISPDSDRATVKSDLKEDSKEGELPPPGVDDDMDDDVASPTFESATSFKDDINNLSLNTSDSVRDVKELAGESRDAGASQTSQLSQVSSDSHLTIASTETAHATNLNISEELDSSLAANISEEAQMPKFNENPDETESEARPELHFDIKQDAITFQGTERHRSEPQSLSIEDAIMCEVKANICNVDNVEIEAAPVTECVVTAEDEQVVANNFELLLEAAEAAAIAATDVPENKIESDESKPIAEQLLVATELALIAAEPPLVATELPLVATEQPLIVTEPPLVVTEPPLVVTEQQQQLKEELNKSTEFAASPATTSSSFKTTKLDKDKNKERDRDRKHHHHSDSTQRRERDKSHSKNSSSSKHSSSHSSSQTSSSSRHRSSSSKNDKSSSSSSSRSNHDSKRSSSSRHESSSSSSKRHKSSSSTSKSDRSSHSHSHSRHSSSSSSKRSDRDRHKSSSTSSTLSVTVPTSVQDDHNEEKSKLHKRHSNDSNDEGKSPRANNKAITTNGGSATFVSNTSTKENGNVMEANDNNCATETAETATESLPTSHVVNVTDMLMQSSSSFIEISSVQQRTQTESKQEVKPQTATEEEVPKADGESPDRKVLKPEREVPKTGEEAPRTEEEAARAEEETQKTEGKMRETEEKAPKTEEEVLKTGENAPNTEEEAPKTEKETRKTEDEAKTEREAPKAATANQKSASLEPTKENKTPTSIEQTEAENKPMLVKDAKKVESLEERMEESVAVTQPTTETESDCEPKLECESESCTHLEQNLEEFTLRLQLLEQHIKDRRTLLNQLSSADETQSRRRSHSKRRLSSENISSTQQSSSSASSSSSSGNSNTDSPDAKRNRLDTAKTSPTPSELSLNSKENEEVEKEEKGQLSGRRLSQKLCQQQRYTNDDLYKPRLLLSQRSRRRGLDSIL; translated from the exons ATGGACCAATTTGTAAAGACTCTCATCGAAGAGGTCAAGTCGCAGGGCGTCTTCGATGAGTTTCGTTTTAACTGCTGTCTGGCGGATGTGGACACAAAGCCAGCCTATCAAAATGTGCGCAATCGAGTTGAGACTGCTGTGAATGATTTTCTAGCCAAACAGCAGTGGACACCGGAAACTAACAAGGTGCAGTTGCGAGAGCGACTACGTAAGCATTTGTTGGA CTCAGATGTGCTGGATAAGGGCGTGGATCATATTGTCGACCAAGTTGTTAATCCCAAAGTGGCCACTATCTTTGAGCCAAAGATAGAGAGTATTGCGTATAAGTATTTAGGCATaccgccaccaccgccgccagcAAATCCACCCCCTCCGCGTCCACCGCTGCTACCTGCGCCGCCTTTGCCACCGTATCCAGGCCATACACTTGGACACTTGAATGGTGGCAATCTACTTAATATAGAAACAGCAGCCTGCTTACTACCTACAGATTTGGAGCAAATTAGTCCCGATTCTGATCGCGCTACAGTCAAATCAGATTTAAAGGAAGACAGCAAAGAGGGGGAATTGCCACCACCTGGTGTGGATGATGACATGGATGACGATGTTGCTTCGCCAACTTTTGAATCCGCTACGAGCTTTAAAGATGACATTAATAATCTGTCATTAAATACATCAGACTCGGTGCGGGATGTCAAAGAGTTGGCAGGTGAATCCCGTGACGCTGGCGCCTCGCAAACCTCACAGCTGTCTCAAGTCTCTAGTGACAGTCATCTAACAATAGCATCCACAGAAACAGCGCACGCTACAAACCTCAACATAAGCGAGGAGCTTGACTCTTCTTTGGCTGCCAACATATCCGAAGAGGCACAGATGCCTAAGTTCAATGAAAATCCTGACGAAACTGAAAGCGAAGCTAGGCCGGAATTACATTTCGACATTAAACAGGATGCAATCACATTTCAAG GCACTGAGCGACACAGATCTGAGCCGCAGTCGCTATCGATTGAGGATGCAATCATGTGCGAGGTTAAGGCCAACATTTGCAATGTCGACAATGTTGAAATTGAGGCTGCACCAGTGACTGAATGTGTAGTGACTGCAGAGGATGAGCAGGTAGTAGCCAACAACTTTGAGTTACTGCTGGAAGCCGCAGaggctgcagcaattgcagcaacagacgtacctgaaaataaaattgagtccGATGAATCCAAGCCAATAGCTGAGCAACTATTGGTCGCCACTGAGCTGGCACTGATCGCCGCCGAGCCGCCACTGGTCGCTACTGAGTTGCCACTGGTAGCCACAGAGCAGCCATTGATCGTCACTGAGCCGCCACTGGTCGTCACTGAGCCGCCACTGGTCGTCactgagcagcaacagcagcttaaagAGGAACTCAACAAGTCTACAGAATTTGCTGCATCTCCTGCTACTACTTCCTCGTCCTTTAAGACAACTAAATTGGATAAAGATAAGAACAAGGAGCGAGACAGAGATCGaaaacatcatcatcatagcGATAGTACGCAACGACGCGAACGTGACAAGTCGCACAGCAAAAATTCATCAAGCTCCAAGCACTCTTCATCCCATTCCTCCTCACAGACTTCGAGCAGCTCTAGGCACAGGAGTAGCAGTTCCAAAAATGATAAAAGCTCATCAAGCAGTTCCAGTCGTAGCAATCATGATTCAAAGCGCAGCTCATCGTCACGTCATGAGTCATCGAGCTCTTCTTCCAAGCGACACAAATCCAGTTCATCTACCTCAAAGAGTGATCGTTCTagtcacagccacagccacagtcGTCACAGTTCATCTTCCAGTTCCAAGCGTAGTGATCGTGATCGCCACAAGTCCAGCTCAACTTCGAGTACGCTTAGCGTCACAGTGCCAACTAGTGTTCAGGATGATCATAACGAGGAAAAGTCCAAGCTGCATAAACGCCATAGCAACGATTCCAATGATGAGGGCAAATCCCCCCgcgccaacaacaaagcaattaCTACAAATGGTGGCAGCGCAACTTTTGTAAGCAATACCTCAACAAAAGAAAACGGTAATGTGATGGAGGCTAATGATAATAATTGTGCTACTGAGACTGCTGAAACTGCAACTGAGTCTTTACCCACAAGTCATGTGGTTAATGTCACTGATATGCTGATGCAATCCAGCTCAAGTTTTATAGAAATAAGCAGCGTACAACAAAGGACGCAAACTGAGTCGAAGCAGGAAGTGAAGCCACAGACAGCGACAGAGGAAGAGGTGCCGAAGGCAGATGGAGAATCGCCGGATAGAAAGGTACTGAAGCCAGAGCGAGAAGTGCCGAAAACAGGGGAAGAGGCGCCAAGGACAGAGGAAGAGGCGGCAAGGGCAGAGGAAGAGACGCAGAAGACAGAGGGCAAGATGCGGGAGACAGAGGAAAAGGCGCCGAAAACGGAGGAAGAGGTGCTGAAGACAGGGGAAAATGCGCCAAACACAGAGGAAGAAGCTCCAAAAACAGAGAAAGAGACGAGGAAAACAGAGGATGAGGCGAAAACGGAGAGAGAGGCGCCGAAGGCAGCGACTGCTAATCAAAAATCCGCTAGCCTGGAGCCCACTAAAGAAAATAAGACTCCAACAAGCATCGAGCAAACCGAAGCTGAGAATAAGCCAATGCTTGTCAAAGATGCTAAAAAAGTTGAAAGCCTTGAGGAGAGGATGGAGGAGAGTGTGGCAGTAACCCAACCTACGACCGAAACTGAGTCTGATTGTGAGCCTAAACTTGAATGCGAAAGCGAGTCTTGCACGCATTTGGAGCAGAATTTGGAAGAGTTTACATTGCGTCTACAGCTGCTAGAACAACATATTAAAGATCGGCGCACTTTGCTCAATCAGCTAAGCAGCGCTGACGAGACGCAATCCCGACGACGCAGCCATTCAAAGAGGCGCCTAAGCAGTGAGAATATTTCATCCACGCAACAgagtagcagcagcgctagcAGTAGCAGTTccagtggcaacagcaatacAGACAGTCCCGATGCCAAGCGTAACCGGCTCGATACTGCCAAGACATCACCTACGCCCTCAGAGCTGAGTCTGAACTCCAAAGAGAATGAAGAGGTGGAAAAAGAGGAGAAAG GTCAGCTGAGCGGCAGACGACTGAGTCAAAAGCTCTGCCAGCAACAGCGCTACACCAATGATGATCTCTACAAGCCACGCCTTCTTTTGTCGCAGCGGTCGCGTCGTCGCGGCTTGGATTCAATACTCTAG
- the LOC108602760 gene encoding biorientation of chromosomes in cell division protein 1-like 1 isoform X2, whose protein sequence is MDQFVKTLIEEVKSQGVFDEFRFNCCLADVDTKPAYQNVRNRVETAVNDFLAKQQWTPETNKVQLRERLRKHLLDSDVLDKGVDHIVDQVVNPKVATIFEPKIESIAYKYLGIPPPPPPANPPPPRPPLLPAPPLPPYPGHTLGHLNGGNLLNIETAACLLPTDLEQISPDSDRATVKSDLKEDSKEGELPPPGVDDDMDDDVASPTFESATSFKDDINNLSLNTSDSVRDVKELAGESRDAGASQTSQLSQVSSDSHLTIASTETAHATNLNISEELDSSLAANISEEAQMPKFNENPDETESEARPELHFDIKQDAITFQGTERHRSEPQSLSIEDAIMCEVKANICNVDNVEIEAAPVTECVVTAEDEQVVANNFELLLEAAEAAAIAATDVPENKIESDESKPIAEQLLVATELALIAAEPPLVATELPLVATEQPLIVTEPPLVVTEPPLVVTEQQQQLKEELNKSTEFAASPATTSSSFKTTKLDKDKNKERDRDRKHHHHSDSTQRRERDKSHSKNSSSSKHSSSHSSSQTSSSSRHRSSSSKNDKSSSSSSSRSNHDSKRSSSSRHESSSSSSKRHKSSSSTSKSDRSSHSHSHSRHSSSSSSKRSDRDRHKSSSTSSTLSVTVPTSVQDDHNEEKSKLHKRHSNDSNDEGKSPRANNKAITTNGGSATFVSNTSTKENGNVMEANDNNCATETAETATESLPTSHVVNVTDMLMQSSSSFIEISSVQQRTQTESKQEVKPQTATEEEVPKADGESPDRKVLKPEREVPKTGEEAPRTEEEAARAEEETQKTEGKMRETEEKAPKTEEEVLKTGENAPNTEEEAPKTEKETRKTEDEAKTEREAPKAATANQKSASLEPTKENKTPTSIEQTEAENKPMLVKDAKKVESLEERMEESVAVTQPTTETESDCEPKLECESESCTHLEQNLEEFTLRLQLLEQHIKDRRTLLNQLSSADETQSRRRSHSKRRLSSENISSTQQSSSSASSSSSSGNSNTDSPDAKRNRLDTAKTSPTPSELSLNSKENEEVEKEEKVHITIY, encoded by the exons ATGGACCAATTTGTAAAGACTCTCATCGAAGAGGTCAAGTCGCAGGGCGTCTTCGATGAGTTTCGTTTTAACTGCTGTCTGGCGGATGTGGACACAAAGCCAGCCTATCAAAATGTGCGCAATCGAGTTGAGACTGCTGTGAATGATTTTCTAGCCAAACAGCAGTGGACACCGGAAACTAACAAGGTGCAGTTGCGAGAGCGACTACGTAAGCATTTGTTGGA CTCAGATGTGCTGGATAAGGGCGTGGATCATATTGTCGACCAAGTTGTTAATCCCAAAGTGGCCACTATCTTTGAGCCAAAGATAGAGAGTATTGCGTATAAGTATTTAGGCATaccgccaccaccgccgccagcAAATCCACCCCCTCCGCGTCCACCGCTGCTACCTGCGCCGCCTTTGCCACCGTATCCAGGCCATACACTTGGACACTTGAATGGTGGCAATCTACTTAATATAGAAACAGCAGCCTGCTTACTACCTACAGATTTGGAGCAAATTAGTCCCGATTCTGATCGCGCTACAGTCAAATCAGATTTAAAGGAAGACAGCAAAGAGGGGGAATTGCCACCACCTGGTGTGGATGATGACATGGATGACGATGTTGCTTCGCCAACTTTTGAATCCGCTACGAGCTTTAAAGATGACATTAATAATCTGTCATTAAATACATCAGACTCGGTGCGGGATGTCAAAGAGTTGGCAGGTGAATCCCGTGACGCTGGCGCCTCGCAAACCTCACAGCTGTCTCAAGTCTCTAGTGACAGTCATCTAACAATAGCATCCACAGAAACAGCGCACGCTACAAACCTCAACATAAGCGAGGAGCTTGACTCTTCTTTGGCTGCCAACATATCCGAAGAGGCACAGATGCCTAAGTTCAATGAAAATCCTGACGAAACTGAAAGCGAAGCTAGGCCGGAATTACATTTCGACATTAAACAGGATGCAATCACATTTCAAG GCACTGAGCGACACAGATCTGAGCCGCAGTCGCTATCGATTGAGGATGCAATCATGTGCGAGGTTAAGGCCAACATTTGCAATGTCGACAATGTTGAAATTGAGGCTGCACCAGTGACTGAATGTGTAGTGACTGCAGAGGATGAGCAGGTAGTAGCCAACAACTTTGAGTTACTGCTGGAAGCCGCAGaggctgcagcaattgcagcaacagacgtacctgaaaataaaattgagtccGATGAATCCAAGCCAATAGCTGAGCAACTATTGGTCGCCACTGAGCTGGCACTGATCGCCGCCGAGCCGCCACTGGTCGCTACTGAGTTGCCACTGGTAGCCACAGAGCAGCCATTGATCGTCACTGAGCCGCCACTGGTCGTCACTGAGCCGCCACTGGTCGTCactgagcagcaacagcagcttaaagAGGAACTCAACAAGTCTACAGAATTTGCTGCATCTCCTGCTACTACTTCCTCGTCCTTTAAGACAACTAAATTGGATAAAGATAAGAACAAGGAGCGAGACAGAGATCGaaaacatcatcatcatagcGATAGTACGCAACGACGCGAACGTGACAAGTCGCACAGCAAAAATTCATCAAGCTCCAAGCACTCTTCATCCCATTCCTCCTCACAGACTTCGAGCAGCTCTAGGCACAGGAGTAGCAGTTCCAAAAATGATAAAAGCTCATCAAGCAGTTCCAGTCGTAGCAATCATGATTCAAAGCGCAGCTCATCGTCACGTCATGAGTCATCGAGCTCTTCTTCCAAGCGACACAAATCCAGTTCATCTACCTCAAAGAGTGATCGTTCTagtcacagccacagccacagtcGTCACAGTTCATCTTCCAGTTCCAAGCGTAGTGATCGTGATCGCCACAAGTCCAGCTCAACTTCGAGTACGCTTAGCGTCACAGTGCCAACTAGTGTTCAGGATGATCATAACGAGGAAAAGTCCAAGCTGCATAAACGCCATAGCAACGATTCCAATGATGAGGGCAAATCCCCCCgcgccaacaacaaagcaattaCTACAAATGGTGGCAGCGCAACTTTTGTAAGCAATACCTCAACAAAAGAAAACGGTAATGTGATGGAGGCTAATGATAATAATTGTGCTACTGAGACTGCTGAAACTGCAACTGAGTCTTTACCCACAAGTCATGTGGTTAATGTCACTGATATGCTGATGCAATCCAGCTCAAGTTTTATAGAAATAAGCAGCGTACAACAAAGGACGCAAACTGAGTCGAAGCAGGAAGTGAAGCCACAGACAGCGACAGAGGAAGAGGTGCCGAAGGCAGATGGAGAATCGCCGGATAGAAAGGTACTGAAGCCAGAGCGAGAAGTGCCGAAAACAGGGGAAGAGGCGCCAAGGACAGAGGAAGAGGCGGCAAGGGCAGAGGAAGAGACGCAGAAGACAGAGGGCAAGATGCGGGAGACAGAGGAAAAGGCGCCGAAAACGGAGGAAGAGGTGCTGAAGACAGGGGAAAATGCGCCAAACACAGAGGAAGAAGCTCCAAAAACAGAGAAAGAGACGAGGAAAACAGAGGATGAGGCGAAAACGGAGAGAGAGGCGCCGAAGGCAGCGACTGCTAATCAAAAATCCGCTAGCCTGGAGCCCACTAAAGAAAATAAGACTCCAACAAGCATCGAGCAAACCGAAGCTGAGAATAAGCCAATGCTTGTCAAAGATGCTAAAAAAGTTGAAAGCCTTGAGGAGAGGATGGAGGAGAGTGTGGCAGTAACCCAACCTACGACCGAAACTGAGTCTGATTGTGAGCCTAAACTTGAATGCGAAAGCGAGTCTTGCACGCATTTGGAGCAGAATTTGGAAGAGTTTACATTGCGTCTACAGCTGCTAGAACAACATATTAAAGATCGGCGCACTTTGCTCAATCAGCTAAGCAGCGCTGACGAGACGCAATCCCGACGACGCAGCCATTCAAAGAGGCGCCTAAGCAGTGAGAATATTTCATCCACGCAACAgagtagcagcagcgctagcAGTAGCAGTTccagtggcaacagcaatacAGACAGTCCCGATGCCAAGCGTAACCGGCTCGATACTGCCAAGACATCACCTACGCCCTCAGAGCTGAGTCTGAACTCCAAAGAGAATGAAGAGGTGGAAAAAGAGGAGAAAG TTCATATAACAATATACTAA
- the LOC108603433 gene encoding probable histone-lysine N-methyltransferase Mes-4, whose translation MQGAGVVTSTTEATETATAGNVATEADSTVALQTSKQRYPRNSLLKHRQIIGNDAESATDSSEQCTENETKSPRQIKTTSRKRDLINLQSNLSPKYIGSPTTVYASDEGRTTRRRNHTQVANSNCELNEKDGESETVACAADSPEAFVAGAQLMPSSSYLSPIDKLLIKNGASSPNSTGFEADAEDVAVPLPLRKQTKRKMKRGPKTKLQVAIEEIKTEQINETEPEAIKNGQTIENEQIETSEVETVVKSTEVTQAVVVDVDMGHQLTEIVDSEMKPSPDITDTANNSEQSVKSPSTISLDSAKGSSIVTDAGWPTYQVGELYWGKLFTYCYWPCMVCPDQFDQVVGNLQVHPQRKSTDSASDTPLVVQVHVRFFADNGRYNWIKSENLMPFNGLPAYDQLREEIRQQHGPKSMKYRQMVPKQNKVLVWRQAIDEANQVAQCPYAQRLDKFYEIYEQSQLLNKEKRKRSKSMYQDSSDVGSSLYDSMDNLHARQLLAIKRERSTSPCSPAFSPVKRKHDMRSKRRKLSSNLEEHVGNNVASTPDVINYKNPEFGQLFDAIKDYVMVYRQEEKVEKVLLAVVRNIWSLKQLQLRELERDLANNKTELLGSAHQLSTERGNIKRLSNRLKTKLLRRSETPVTVTPSPTEEHNEPQHPLSEQPKTKKPTGRPVDEVVSDILQLDRKYLFRGLNREPVCKYCYEPGSNLQRCGSNCNSWFHAGCLQHSPKMHQEEPAHITGDLDVVVKQPSLICHECTIGTSDSCCICHQMQLPVSTPPNSPEKSNAVEAQSTSQLIVCSQPLCSIRFHAACCKYWPQASISSSSSARCPMHVCHTCVSDDPSGKFQHLGNSKLIKCVKCPATYHQDSRCIPAGSRMLTATYLICPRHNIAKADAHLNVLWCYICVRGGELVCCETCPIAVHAHCRNIPIKTNESYICEECESGRLPLYGEIVWAKFNNFRWWPAIILPPTEIPSNILKKPHGLNDFVVRFFGTNDHGWISRRRVYLYIEGDTGDGYKSKSLMSKHYKDGVEEATRFLQLIKAKRQEQAIGRASGSKLQPPPYVKIKANKPVPPVRFVHNEEDVNVCECKPNSEHPCGPESGCLNRMLYHECHPDHCRAGSKCENKLFELRKSPRLDVVYMNERGFGLVCREPIAEGTFVIEYVGEVINHAEFQRRMAQKTRNRDENFYFLGVEKDFIIDAGPKGNLARFMNHSCAPNCATQKWTVNCINRVGLFAIKDIPEDTELTFNYLWDDLMNNGKKACFCGSKGCSGAIGGKLKEEQEANSTSVKSKANSKLKQMQRGKGLRIHVAPAKKNNSKKLKNKQSSSDNAITKVAPQTETDVKPA comes from the exons ATGCAAGGCGCAGGCGTAGTAACTTCAACCACAGAGGCTACAGAAACAGCGACTGCAGGCAATGTCGCAACTGAAGCCGATAGCACTGTTGCTTTACAAACCTCAAAACAACGCTACCCAAGAAATTCACTACTAAAACATCGACAAATAATTGGCAACGACGCCGAGTCGGCAACCGACAGCAGTGAACAATGTactgaaaatgaaacaaaGTCGCCCAGGCAAATAAAGACCACAAGCA GAAAACGGGATCTGATAAATCTACAGTCGAACTTGAGTCCCAAGTACATAGGCTCACCAACAACTGTCTACGCCAGCGATGAAGGCCGTACAACGCGTCGTCGTAATCACACTCAAGTGGCAAACAGCAACTGCGAACTGAACGAAAAAGATGGTGAAAGCGAAACTGTAGCCTGTGCTGCTGATTCCCCTGaagcatttgttgctggtGCACAGCTGATGCCAAGTAGCAGCTACCTGAGTCCGATTGATAAACTGCTCATCAAGAATGGTGCCAGCTCACCAAACAGCACAGGCTTCGAAGCGGATGCAGAAGATGTGGCGGTGCCACTGCCTCTAAGAAAGCAGACAAAGCGTAAAATGAAGCGTGGACCTAAAACAAAACTACAAGTAGCCATAGAGGAAATTAAAACAGAGCAAATTAATGAAACAGAACCCGAGGCCATTAAGAATGGGCAAACAATAGAAAATGAACAGATAGAAACTAGTGAAGTTGAAACTGTAGTAAAATCAACTGAAGTAACTCAAGCTGTCGTTGTCGATGTCGATATGGGCCATCAACTAACAGAAATAGTTGATTCAGAAATGAAACCCTCACCAGATATTACAGACACTGCCAATAACAGCGAACAGTCTGTTAAGTCCCCATCAACGATAAGTTTGGACAGCGCAAAGGGCTCATCCATCGTCACGGATGCTGGCTGGCCTACTTATCAGGTGGGTGAACTGTACTGGGGCAAATTATTCACCTACTGCTACTGGCCCTGCATGGTGTGTCCGGATCAATTTGATCAGGTAGTGGGTAATCTTCAAGTGCATCCGCAGCGCAAGTCCACAGATAGTGCGTCGGACACCCCACTTGTCGTGCAGGTGCATGTGCGTTTCTTTGCCGACAACGGGCGCTACAATTGGATAAAATCGGAGAATTTAATGCCCTTCAATGGACTTCCAGCCTATGATCAGCTACGCGAAGAAATCCGCCAACAGCATGGCCCCAAAAGCATGAAGTATAGACAAATGGTTCCCAAGCAAAACAAGGTCCTGGTCTGGCGCCAGGCCATCGATGAAGCTAATCAAGTGGCGCAATGCCCCTACGCACAACGGTTGGACAAGTTCTATGAGATTTATGAACAGTCGCA gCTTTTGAATAAAGAAAAGCGCAAGCGCAGCAAGTCGATGTACCAGGACAGCTCTGATGTAGGCAGTAGTCTGTACGATTCTATGGACAACTTGCATGCCAGGCaattgttggcaattaaaCGCGAACGCTCCACCTCGCCTTGCAGTCCGGCGTTCTCGCCAGTTAAAAGGAAACATGATATGCGCAGCAAGCGTCGTAAACTGAGCAGCAACTTGGAAGAGCATGTGGGTAATAACGTCGCCAGCACTCCAGACGTGATTAACTATAAAAATCCCGAATTTGGGCAATTGTTCGATGCCATTAAGGACTATGTTATGGTATATCGCCAGGAAGAGAAGGTAGAGAAAGTGCTGCTGGCAGTGGTGCGCAACATATGGTCATTGAAGCAGTTGCAACTTCGTGAGCTCGAGCGTGACTTGGCCAACAATAAGACCGAACTTTTGGGCTCGGCACACCAACTGAGCACTGAACGCGGCAACATTAAACGACTTTCGAATCGCTTAAAAACGAAATTACTGCGCCGCAGTGAAACGCCTGTGACTGTGACCCCCAGCCCAACGGAAGAGCACAATGAACCGCAGCACCCGCTCTCCGAGCAGCCAAAGACTAAGAAGCCAACTGGTCGACCCGTAGATGAGGTGGTTAGCGATATACTGCAACTAGATCGCAAGTATTTGTTTCGCGGGCTCAATCGAGAGCCTGTCTGTAAATACTGCTATGAGCCTGGCAGCAATCTTCAGCGTTGCGGAAGCAACTGTAATAGCTGGTTCCATGCTGGTTGCCTGCAACACTCGCCAAAGATGCACCAGGAGGAACCAGCACACATAACGGGCGATCTGGACGTGGTGGTCAAGCAGCCATCATTGATATGCCACGAATGCACAATCGGCACCTCGGACAGCTGTTGCATTTGTCATCAAATGCAGTTGCCTGTCAGCACGCCACCCAATTCCCCAGAGAAGAGCAATGCTGTCGAGGCACAGTCCACTAGCCAGCTCATTGTCTGCAGCCAGCCCTTGTGCAGCATTAGGTTTCATGCCGCTTGTTGCAAGTACTGGCCACAGGCGAGCATTAGCAGTAGCTCCTCAGCACGCTGCCCCATGCATGTTTGCCACACTTGCGTCTCAGATGATCCAAGTGGTAAATTCCAGCATCTGGGCAACTCGAAGCTAATCAAGTGCGTGAAATGCCCAGCCACTTACCATCAGGACTCGCGTTGCATACCCGCCGGCTCGCGCATGCTTACTGCCACCTATTTGATCTGTCCGCGTCACAATATTGCCAAGGCAGACGCGCATCTGAATGTGCTCTGGTGCTACATTTGCGTGCGCGGCGGCGAGCTGGTCTGTTGCGAAACATGCCCCATTGCCGTCCATGCGCATTGCCGCAATATACCCATCAAGACCAATGAGAGCTACATTTGTGAGGAGTGCGAGAGCGGACGCTTGCCGCTCTACGGTGAAATTGTTTGGGCtaagtttaacaattttcGCTGGTGGCCTGCTATCATACTACCGCCCACCGAAATACCCAGCAACATTTTGAAGAAGCCACATGGCTTAAACGATTTTGTAGTACGCTTCTTTGGCACCAATGACCATGGCTGGATTTCACGCAGACGTGTCTATTTGTACATCGAGGGCGACACCGGCGATGGCTACAAGAGCAAGTCGCTCATGTCCAAGCACTATAAGGATGGTGTGGAGGAAGCCACACGTTTTCTACAGCTCATCAAGGCCAAGCGTCAGGAGCAGGCTATTGGACGTGCCAGCGGCAGCAAGCTACAGCCACCACCTTATGTCAAAATCAAGGCCAACAAACCGGTGCCACCGGTACGCTTTGTCCACAACGAGGAGGATGTGAATGTGTGCGAGTGCAAGCCGAATAGCGAGCATCCCTGCGGCCCCGAATCTGGCTGTCTCAATCGCATGCTCTACCATGAATGCCATCCGGATCATTGTCGAGCCGGCAGCAAGTGCGAAAATAAGCTGTTTGAGCTGCGTAAATCCCCACGACTGGATGTTGTATACATGAACGAACGTGGTTTCGGTTTGGTCTGCCGCGAGCCCATTGCCGAGGGCACCTTTGTCATAGAGTATGTAGGCGAGGTGATTAACCATGCCGAGTTTCAGCGACGCATGGCACAAAAGACACGGAATCGCGatgaaaacttttattttcttggcGTGGAAAAGGATTTCATTATAGACGCCGGGCCCAAGGGCAATCTGGCGCGCTTCATGAATCATTCGTGTGCTCCCAATTGTGCCACTCAAAAATGGACGGTCAACTGCATAAATCGCGTGGGACTGTTCGCTATTAAGGATATACCAGAG GATACGGAGttaactttcaattatttatgggATGATTTAATGAACAATGGTAAGAAGGCTTGCTTCTGTGGCTCCAAGGGCTGTTCCGGTGCGATTGGTGGCAAACTGAAGGAAGAGCAG GAGGCCAACTCGACATCTGTGAAAAGCAAGGCGAACTCGAAGTTGAAGCAAATGCAGCGTGGCAAAGGGTTGCGCATACATGTGGCGCCTGCTAAgaaaaacaatagcaaaaaattaaaaaataagcaaagtagTTCAGATAATGCGATTACAAAGGTGGCGCCCCAGACCGAAACTGACGTAAAGCCAGCatag